The Methyloferula stellata AR4 genome includes a window with the following:
- a CDS encoding 2'-deoxycytidine 5'-triphosphate deaminase, giving the protein MPTQPKLFPDSSSENLLAAAGDLGPRFGLLPREKIHFLLRRGMILSLAPIDDAQIQPASLDLRLGARAYRVRASFLPGKDKTVLDQLTVLKSDEIDLEGDGAILERGCVYVVPLLEHLSLPESISAVANPKSSTGRLDIFTRLITDSSEVFDHVARGYTGQLYAEISPRSFSVRVHKGSRLNQIRFRRWNSQQFNVTDFGLDDRELRQRHEEKRLVDGELHLRHGLILRIALDGETLGPVIGYRAQKHTDPIDVDRVGAYELKDFWEPIAARNDRRLILDPGEFYILASQERMHIPPDLAAEMIPIDPSMGEFRVHYAGFFDPGFGFSPDGVPGARGVLEVRSHEVPFILEDGQVIGRLMFEKMAEAPQVLYGQAGSSNYQGQGLKLSKHFKMS; this is encoded by the coding sequence TTGCCTACGCAACCTAAGCTTTTCCCGGACAGCAGCAGCGAGAACCTGCTCGCGGCAGCGGGCGATCTCGGCCCGCGATTCGGACTGCTCCCGCGCGAGAAAATTCATTTTCTCCTGCGCCGGGGCATGATCTTGAGCCTCGCGCCGATCGACGACGCGCAGATTCAACCGGCAAGCCTCGACCTCAGGCTCGGTGCCCGCGCGTATCGCGTGCGCGCCAGCTTTCTGCCGGGCAAAGACAAGACGGTTTTGGATCAACTCACGGTTCTGAAATCCGACGAGATCGATCTTGAAGGCGATGGCGCAATCCTTGAACGCGGCTGCGTCTATGTCGTGCCTTTGCTCGAACATCTGAGCCTGCCCGAAAGTATTTCCGCGGTCGCCAATCCGAAAAGCTCGACCGGACGGCTCGATATTTTCACAAGACTCATCACCGATAGCAGCGAAGTCTTCGATCATGTCGCGCGCGGCTATACGGGACAGCTTTACGCCGAGATTTCGCCGCGCAGTTTCAGCGTGCGGGTTCACAAAGGTTCGCGGCTCAATCAGATTCGTTTCCGGCGCTGGAATTCGCAGCAATTCAACGTGACGGACTTCGGGCTCGACGATCGCGAGCTACGTCAACGGCACGAAGAAAAGAGGCTCGTCGATGGCGAATTGCATCTGCGCCACGGATTGATCCTGCGCATCGCTCTCGACGGCGAAACGCTTGGGCCGGTCATCGGCTATCGCGCGCAAAAACATACCGACCCTATCGATGTGGACCGCGTCGGCGCCTATGAACTGAAAGATTTCTGGGAGCCGATCGCCGCGCGCAATGACAGACGGCTGATCCTCGATCCGGGCGAGTTCTACATTCTCGCCTCGCAGGAAAGGATGCACATTCCGCCCGATCTTGCAGCCGAGATGATTCCGATCGATCCCTCCATGGGTGAGTTTCGCGTCCATTATGCAGGCTTCTTCGATCCCGGCTTCGGCTTCAGCCCTGACGGCGTGCCAGGCGCGCGCGGCGTTTTGGAAGTCCGCAGCCATGAGGTGCCCTTCATTCTCGAAGATGGGCAGGTCATCGGCCGCTTGATGTTCGAGAAAATGGCCGAAGCCCCGCAGGTGCTCTACGGCCAGGCCGGCTCATCCAATTATCAGGGCCAGGGCTTGAAGCTCTCGAAACATTTCAAGATGAGCTGA
- a CDS encoding HAD-IIIC family phosphatase, with translation MDAAEFLFPSDLTVTRTKIGKVLLIGSCMAEAYLKYFKEIAPDTVFDWVMFANLAELPDMEEAELRSYDFQYIQLSLRHVVMDEVVNFSGFLADGAAEAILARGQQILRLMLDAALKHNKSHNVPSFVANFFVPQVPVVGALDQIGSAKDFAAIVRRLNDELASLVRHYKNVYLADVDAIGNSIGKRYFLEDAIGFYSHSAYWGPVNDAFDLSPTYNAPSSGRIERLPSMDEVYGSHADQLFKALWRQMECLVRTINQIDMVKLVIFDLDDTMWRGQIAEHYGEAGGWPVLHGWPAGIWEAVQHLRARGIIVAICSKNEETLVRERWPRAVPMWLTLDDFPLREINWRPKAENVGNIIKAASVTPRSTVFVDDNPVERESVRAALPGIRTIGSNPHVTRRILLWSAETQLAFRSQETAKREESIRQLQLRESDRGALSRDEFLQSLGCTVLVKHIQSSTHPDFARSLELLNKTNQFNTTGVRWNAAQLETFFGIGGEIFTFQVSDKYTDYGIVGVILYREGTFAQFAMSCRVLGLEIETSVMHFIMAHLRATAGRTEFVARVFETDANMVCRDIFIRCGFEPADGVVGLQLRGAAPIPSIAGHLSMGFASETAMAAE, from the coding sequence TTGGACGCGGCCGAGTTTCTCTTTCCTTCCGACCTCACCGTCACCCGCACCAAGATCGGCAAGGTTCTGCTCATCGGCTCCTGCATGGCGGAAGCCTATCTGAAATATTTTAAAGAGATCGCACCCGACACTGTCTTCGATTGGGTGATGTTTGCCAATTTGGCCGAACTCCCCGATATGGAAGAAGCCGAGCTCCGCTCTTACGACTTCCAATATATCCAGCTCTCTCTGCGCCATGTCGTGATGGACGAGGTCGTCAATTTCTCCGGCTTTTTGGCGGATGGCGCGGCGGAGGCGATCCTGGCTCGGGGCCAGCAAATATTGCGGCTCATGCTCGACGCCGCCCTCAAGCACAATAAAAGCCATAACGTACCGAGTTTCGTCGCCAATTTCTTCGTGCCGCAGGTTCCCGTGGTCGGCGCGCTCGACCAGATCGGGTCGGCAAAGGATTTCGCGGCAATCGTCAGGCGGCTGAATGACGAGCTCGCGAGCTTGGTTCGGCACTATAAAAACGTCTATCTGGCCGATGTCGACGCGATCGGCAATTCCATCGGCAAGCGATATTTCCTCGAAGACGCGATCGGTTTCTATTCGCATTCAGCCTATTGGGGCCCGGTGAACGACGCGTTCGACCTGTCGCCAACGTATAACGCGCCTTCAAGCGGGCGGATCGAGCGTCTGCCGAGCATGGACGAGGTCTATGGCTCGCATGCGGATCAGCTTTTCAAAGCGCTGTGGCGGCAGATGGAATGTCTTGTCCGCACCATAAACCAGATCGACATGGTCAAATTGGTGATCTTCGATCTCGACGATACGATGTGGCGCGGCCAGATCGCCGAACATTACGGCGAGGCGGGCGGGTGGCCGGTTCTGCACGGTTGGCCGGCGGGCATTTGGGAGGCGGTTCAGCATTTGCGCGCGCGCGGCATCATTGTCGCGATCTGCTCCAAGAACGAGGAGACCCTCGTGCGCGAGCGCTGGCCGCGTGCCGTCCCGATGTGGCTTACGCTGGACGATTTCCCGCTTCGCGAGATCAACTGGAGGCCGAAGGCGGAGAATGTCGGCAATATCATCAAGGCCGCGAGCGTTACGCCAAGGAGCACGGTCTTCGTCGATGACAATCCCGTCGAGCGGGAATCGGTCCGCGCTGCTCTTCCGGGCATTCGCACCATAGGCTCGAACCCGCATGTCACGCGGCGCATTCTGCTTTGGTCGGCCGAGACGCAATTGGCGTTTCGCTCGCAGGAAACCGCCAAACGCGAAGAGTCCATCCGGCAATTGCAGCTACGCGAAAGCGATCGCGGCGCTCTATCGAGGGACGAGTTTCTTCAGAGCCTCGGATGCACGGTCCTCGTCAAGCACATTCAATCCTCGACCCATCCGGACTTCGCGAGAAGTCTGGAGCTGCTCAATAAGACAAATCAGTTCAACACGACGGGCGTCAGATGGAATGCGGCGCAACTGGAGACGTTCTTCGGCATAGGGGGAGAGATATTCACGTTCCAGGTCTCTGATAAATATACCGATTATGGAATTGTCGGCGTCATCCTTTACCGGGAGGGGACTTTCGCGCAATTCGCGATGAGCTGCCGCGTCCTCGGTCTGGAAATCGAGACCTCGGTCATGCATTTCATCATGGCGCATCTCCGCGCAACAGCGGGACGTACGGAATTCGTGGCACGTGTGTTCGAAACGGACGCGAACATGGTCTGCCGCGATATTTTCATCCGCTGCGGATTTGAACCGGCTGACGGCGTTGTCGGCTTGCAGCTCCGCGGAGCGGCACCCATCCCCTCCATAGCCGGTCATCTCTCCATGGGCTTTGCTTCGGAAACGGCGATGGCCGCCGAGTGA
- a CDS encoding glycosyltransferase, whose amino-acid sequence MRFDGSTKTIETASPPDARPLRSAGGLASTFETRLNASGLPPEIAFLSAYGVVPAQLMAAAERARKQGVPPDRALLASGALTERFFYQSLAHHLGLAFIEEPVQLQDRATDTYPRAIQAGIVRFEGAAGPCWLAAPRGDGLKALLRAVQRDGIQSSHLAITTPSHLSRCVREAARRRIGAEASYALLSADADLSAHRGSNLFQKVFASICALIFVLSSVIVPLTAANLWVVALGFVFIVTVLFRLFLSAAALGVPRRRNEPLEDHQLPNYTIVIALYKEARIARRLVAMLDRIDYPRAKLDIKFVLEEDDFETRRALESLPLAPIYEIIVAPNGQPRTKPRALNIALPLAEGDLCVVFDAEDAPDPQQLCRAAEHFARSPAQLACLQGRLAIDNARETWLTHGIMAQTPPLRRPIDDRRLLLRFAADKQSDRGYLTDRSRANGRHRKIICR is encoded by the coding sequence GTGCGTTTCGACGGTTCGACCAAAACGATCGAGACAGCGAGCCCGCCGGACGCGCGTCCCTTGCGGTCTGCCGGAGGTTTGGCGTCTACTTTCGAGACGCGTTTAAACGCAAGCGGCCTGCCGCCGGAAATCGCCTTTCTCTCGGCCTATGGCGTCGTGCCGGCGCAATTGATGGCCGCGGCTGAGCGCGCCCGCAAACAAGGCGTCCCGCCCGACCGCGCATTGCTGGCGAGCGGTGCTCTCACCGAGCGCTTTTTCTATCAGTCTCTGGCGCATCATCTCGGCCTTGCCTTCATCGAGGAGCCTGTCCAGCTGCAGGACAGGGCTACAGATACTTATCCGCGAGCGATCCAGGCCGGGATTGTTCGCTTCGAGGGGGCGGCCGGTCCCTGCTGGCTGGCGGCACCGCGCGGCGACGGCCTCAAAGCGCTGTTACGCGCAGTCCAGCGCGACGGGATACAAAGCTCCCATCTCGCGATCACGACGCCATCGCATCTGTCGCGATGCGTCCGCGAGGCCGCGCGTCGCCGGATTGGGGCCGAGGCGAGCTATGCTCTTTTAAGCGCCGATGCGGATCTCAGCGCCCACCGCGGATCAAATCTGTTTCAGAAGGTCTTCGCCTCGATCTGTGCGCTCATCTTCGTTTTGTCCTCCGTGATCGTTCCTTTGACGGCCGCCAACCTTTGGGTGGTCGCCTTAGGGTTCGTGTTTATCGTCACGGTTCTTTTCAGGCTCTTCTTGTCCGCCGCGGCGCTCGGCGTGCCGCGCAGGCGGAATGAGCCGCTCGAAGACCACCAATTGCCCAATTATACGATCGTGATCGCGCTCTATAAGGAAGCGAGAATTGCCCGCCGGCTCGTCGCGATGCTCGACCGCATCGACTATCCGCGCGCCAAGCTGGATATTAAATTCGTGCTTGAGGAAGATGATTTCGAGACGCGCCGCGCGCTCGAATCCTTGCCGCTCGCACCGATCTACGAGATCATCGTCGCGCCGAACGGGCAGCCGCGGACCAAGCCTCGGGCGCTGAACATAGCGCTGCCGCTGGCCGAGGGCGATTTATGCGTGGTTTTCGATGCGGAAGACGCGCCAGATCCGCAACAGCTCTGCCGCGCGGCCGAGCATTTCGCGCGTTCGCCGGCGCAGCTTGCCTGCCTCCAAGGGCGCCTGGCAATCGACAATGCCCGCGAGACTTGGCTGACGCACGGTATTATGGCGCAAACGCCACCGCTGCGGAGACCGATCGATGATCGGCGCCTTTTGCTACGGTTTGCTGCCGATAAACAATCTGATCGGGGCTATCTTACCGACCGGAGCCGGGCCAACGGCAGGCATAGGAAAATCATCTGTCGTTAG
- the argE gene encoding acetylornithine deacetylase, translated as MSLVDGIPLDNALDLLDRLISFDTESSKSNLALVADVEAYLTGLGIDYVKVPNASGDKAALFATIGPKVDGGVVLSGHTDVVPVTGQTWTSDPFQMRRADGRVYGRGTCDMKGFDAICLAMLPEFQKIGLKRPIHLLLSYDEETTCQGPLDTIARFGHDLPRPGAVLVGEPTLMQVADAHKSVACYVTTVHGHEAHSSKPYLGASAVEAACDLVTELYRFAEELVAEGDPSGRFDPPFSTIHVGTIAGGTARNIMAKECIFHWEFRGLPGALPSRALQRLDDYAARVVLPKMRRYAPDARIETITEVEVPGLKAEAGSSAETLALKLSRSNRTITVPFATEGGQFQLAEIPTIVCGPGSIDQAHQPDEYIEIAQIEAGLAFLQRLASELS; from the coding sequence ATGTCCCTCGTTGATGGCATCCCGCTCGATAACGCGCTCGATCTGCTTGATCGCCTCATCAGCTTCGATACCGAAAGCTCGAAATCGAATCTGGCACTGGTCGCCGATGTCGAGGCCTATCTGACGGGGCTCGGCATCGATTATGTCAAAGTGCCCAATGCCTCGGGCGACAAGGCGGCGCTCTTTGCCACGATCGGCCCGAAGGTCGATGGCGGTGTGGTGCTTTCGGGCCATACCGACGTCGTGCCCGTCACCGGCCAGACCTGGACCAGCGATCCCTTCCAGATGCGCCGCGCCGATGGGCGTGTCTATGGCCGCGGCACTTGCGACATGAAAGGCTTCGACGCGATCTGCCTCGCCATGCTGCCGGAGTTCCAGAAGATCGGCTTGAAGCGGCCGATCCATCTGCTCCTGAGCTATGACGAAGAAACAACATGCCAAGGCCCGCTCGATACGATCGCGCGCTTCGGGCACGATCTGCCGCGCCCTGGCGCCGTGCTCGTCGGCGAGCCGACGCTGATGCAAGTTGCCGACGCGCATAAGAGCGTCGCCTGCTATGTGACGACCGTGCATGGGCACGAGGCGCATTCCTCAAAACCCTATCTCGGCGCGAGCGCTGTCGAAGCGGCCTGCGATCTCGTGACAGAGCTTTATCGCTTCGCCGAAGAGCTTGTTGCCGAAGGCGATCCGAGCGGGCGGTTCGATCCGCCTTTCTCGACCATCCATGTGGGCACGATTGCCGGCGGCACGGCGCGCAATATCATGGCGAAGGAATGTATCTTTCACTGGGAGTTTCGCGGCCTGCCGGGTGCCTTGCCGAGCCGCGCGTTGCAGAGGCTCGACGATTACGCCGCGCGCGTCGTGCTGCCGAAGATGCGACGCTACGCGCCCGATGCGCGGATCGAAACGATCACCGAAGTCGAAGTGCCGGGGCTCAAGGCGGAGGCGGGATCGTCAGCCGAGACTTTGGCCTTGAAGCTCTCGCGCTCCAATCGCACGATCACCGTGCCTTTCGCGACGGAAGGCGGCCAATTTCAGCTTGCCGAAATCCCGACGATCGTCTGCGGGCCAGGCTCGATCGATCAGGCGCATCAGCCCGACGAATATATAGAGATCGCGCAGATCGAGGCGGGCCTTGCGTTTCTGCAACGTCTCGCGAGTGAGCTGAGCTGA
- a CDS encoding O-succinylhomoserine sulfhydrylase codes for MTDFKPKPAAKALRPATQLVHGGTTRSPFGETSEALFLTQGFVYASAEAAEARFKGEDPGFVYSRYANPTVAMFEERMALLEGAEAARATASGMAAVTAALMGQVKAGDHVIAARALFGSCLYIVEDLLPRYGVETTLVDGADLSQWKAAVRPQTKVLFLESPTNPCLEVYDIRAIAEIAHAHGATLVVDNVFATPLLQKPMALGADCVVYSATKHIDGQGRCLGGVILASKAFIEANLHNFLRQTGPALSPFNAWVLLKSLETLPLRINQQMQSAARIADFLSDAPQISRVLYPGRDDHPQAEIVRRQMSGGGTMVAFETAGGKASAFAFANALSIIKISNNLGDAKSLITHPATTTHQRLTPETRAGLGISDGMLRLSVGLEDVEDLLDDLREALSAVARPHLAAE; via the coding sequence ATGACGGATTTTAAGCCAAAACCTGCTGCAAAAGCCCTGCGCCCCGCGACCCAACTCGTCCATGGCGGCACCACCCGCTCGCCCTTCGGCGAAACCTCCGAAGCACTCTTCCTCACCCAAGGTTTCGTCTATGCGAGCGCCGAAGCCGCCGAAGCCCGCTTCAAGGGCGAGGATCCGGGCTTCGTCTATTCGCGCTATGCCAATCCGACCGTCGCCATGTTCGAGGAGCGCATGGCGCTGCTCGAAGGCGCCGAGGCGGCCCGCGCCACGGCCTCCGGCATGGCGGCTGTCACGGCCGCGCTTATGGGGCAGGTGAAGGCGGGCGATCATGTGATCGCCGCGCGCGCGCTCTTTGGGTCCTGTCTCTACATCGTCGAGGACCTGCTGCCGCGCTACGGCGTCGAGACGACGCTCGTCGACGGCGCTGATTTGTCGCAGTGGAAGGCAGCCGTCCGGCCCCAGACGAAAGTCTTGTTTTTGGAGAGCCCGACCAACCCCTGTCTCGAAGTCTACGACATTCGGGCCATTGCTGAGATCGCGCATGCGCATGGCGCGACGCTCGTCGTCGACAATGTGTTTGCGACGCCGCTTCTGCAAAAGCCCATGGCGCTCGGCGCCGATTGCGTCGTCTATTCGGCGACGAAACATATAGACGGGCAGGGCCGCTGCCTCGGCGGCGTCATTCTCGCGAGCAAAGCCTTCATCGAAGCGAACCTGCATAATTTCCTGCGCCAGACGGGGCCGGCTCTGTCGCCCTTCAACGCCTGGGTGCTTTTGAAATCGCTCGAAACCCTGCCATTGCGTATCAACCAGCAGATGCAGAGTGCCGCGCGGATCGCCGATTTCCTCAGCGACGCGCCGCAGATTTCGCGCGTGCTTTATCCGGGTCGCGACGATCATCCGCAGGCCGAGATCGTCCGGCGCCAGATGAGCGGCGGCGGTACCATGGTCGCGTTCGAGACCGCGGGCGGCAAGGCTTCCGCTTTCGCCTTTGCCAATGCGCTTTCGATCATCAAAATTTCAAACAATCTGGGCGATGCGAAAAGCCTCATCACCCATCCGGCGACGACGACCCATCAAAGATTGACGCCCGAAACCCGCGCGGGCCTTGGCATCAGCGACGGCATGCTGCGTCTTTCGGTCGGTTTGGAAGATGTCGAGGATCTGCTCGACGATCTGCGCGAGGCGCTGAGCGCGGTCGCACGGCCGCATCTCGCGGCGGAGTAA
- a CDS encoding glutamate synthase subunit beta, translated as MGKVTGFIEIDRRDRRYAPASDRIRHYKEFLIPLSEEATKDQAARCMNCGIPYCHTGCPVNNQIPDWNDLVYHAEWEEAARNLHSTNNFPEFTGRVCPAPCEAACTLNLQETPVTIKTIECTIVDRAWESGWVKPEPPERKTHQRIAIVGSGPAGLAAAQQLARVGHDVHVYEKNLKPGGLLRYGIPDFKMEKHLIDRRVAQMEAEGVIFHCGVNVGVDLEVAKLFADYDAVILAGGAEKPRDLPIPGRDLAGIHFAMDFLPQQNRRVGKEPIHSNLPILAAGKHVIVIGGGDTGSDCIGTSIRQGAVAVKQLEIMPQPPEKEDKLLTWPNWPLKFRTSSSQEEGAERDFAVLTKEFIGEDGVVKKLKCVRVDHKMQEIPGSDFEIKADLVLLAMGFVSPVHEGLIENLGVALDPRGNVQAETTNYKTSVDKVFACGDMRRGQSLVVWAIREGRQAAQAVDLFLTGSSVLPR; from the coding sequence ATGGGCAAGGTGACGGGTTTTATCGAGATCGACCGGCGTGACCGGCGCTATGCGCCAGCTTCCGATCGCATCCGCCACTATAAGGAATTTCTGATTCCTTTATCGGAAGAAGCGACGAAGGATCAGGCGGCGCGCTGCATGAATTGCGGCATTCCTTATTGCCATACGGGCTGTCCGGTGAACAACCAGATCCCGGATTGGAACGATCTCGTCTATCACGCGGAGTGGGAAGAAGCCGCGCGCAATCTCCATTCGACCAATAATTTTCCCGAGTTCACCGGCCGCGTCTGTCCAGCACCCTGCGAAGCGGCCTGCACGCTGAATCTGCAAGAGACGCCGGTCACGATCAAGACGATCGAATGCACGATCGTCGATCGCGCCTGGGAGAGCGGCTGGGTGAAACCGGAGCCACCTGAGCGCAAGACGCATCAGCGCATAGCCATCGTCGGCTCAGGTCCTGCCGGGCTTGCCGCCGCGCAACAGCTCGCGCGCGTCGGGCATGACGTGCATGTCTATGAGAAGAATCTCAAACCCGGCGGATTGCTGCGCTATGGCATTCCCGACTTCAAAATGGAAAAGCATCTGATCGACCGCCGCGTCGCGCAGATGGAAGCCGAAGGCGTGATTTTCCATTGTGGCGTCAATGTCGGTGTCGATCTCGAAGTCGCGAAGCTCTTCGCCGATTACGACGCGGTGATCCTGGCAGGCGGCGCCGAGAAGCCGCGCGATCTGCCGATTCCCGGCCGCGATCTCGCAGGCATTCATTTCGCGATGGATTTCCTGCCGCAGCAAAACCGCCGCGTCGGCAAGGAGCCGATCCATAGCAATCTGCCGATCCTGGCCGCCGGCAAGCATGTGATCGTGATCGGCGGCGGCGATACGGGCTCGGATTGCATCGGCACCTCGATCCGGCAAGGCGCGGTCGCGGTGAAACAGCTCGAAATCATGCCGCAGCCACCGGAGAAGGAAGACAAGCTCCTGACCTGGCCGAACTGGCCTTTGAAATTCCGCACCTCGTCGAGCCAAGAAGAAGGCGCGGAGCGCGATTTCGCCGTGCTCACCAAGGAATTCATCGGCGAAGACGGCGTGGTCAAAAAGCTGAAATGCGTGCGCGTCGATCATAAGATGCAGGAAATTCCCGGCAGCGACTTCGAGATCAAGGCCGATCTCGTTCTCCTCGCAATGGGCTTCGTCTCGCCGGTCCACGAAGGGCTGATCGAGAACCTCGGCGTCGCGCTCGATCCGCGCGGCAATGTCCAGGCCGAGACGACGAATTACAAAACCTCGGTCGATAAGGTCTTTGCTTGCGGCGATATGCGGCGCGGGCAATCCTTGGTTGTCTGGGCGATCCGCGAAGGACGACAAGCGGCGCAGGCGGTCGATCTATTTCTGACGGGATCGAGCGTGCTGCCGAGGTGA
- a CDS encoding aldo/keto reductase, translating to MEQRSLGASGLRIAPLALGGNVFGWTADEATSLSLIDAFVERGFSLIDTADVYSTWVEGHQGGESEEIIGRWLKRGGAREKIVVATKVGMDMRKAGKGLSKAHIVQSAENSLRRLGTDHIDLYQAHIDDISVPFEETLEAFASLVKAGKVRVVGASNYVAPRLAEALAVSAKSGLPRFDCVQPNFNLVNRSLFEGALQKLCIDEHLGVIPYYALAAGFLTGKYRSVADLPGSARAGTVAHYLDPRGLDILDELDKIAARLNATPAQIAIAWVMAQPGVTAPIVSATSLAQLQDVMKATAITLDRKALDRLDRVSA from the coding sequence GTGGAACAAAGATCTTTGGGTGCTTCCGGCCTGCGCATCGCGCCTTTGGCGCTCGGCGGCAATGTGTTCGGCTGGACGGCGGATGAAGCGACGTCGCTGTCGCTGATCGACGCCTTCGTCGAACGCGGCTTCTCCCTGATCGACACGGCGGATGTCTATTCGACCTGGGTCGAGGGCCACCAGGGCGGCGAGTCGGAAGAAATCATCGGCCGCTGGTTGAAGCGCGGCGGCGCCCGCGAGAAAATCGTCGTCGCGACCAAGGTCGGGATGGATATGCGCAAGGCCGGCAAGGGCCTTTCCAAAGCGCATATCGTTCAATCGGCGGAAAATTCGCTGCGGCGGCTCGGCACCGATCACATCGATCTCTACCAGGCCCATATAGACGATATTTCCGTGCCGTTTGAGGAGACGTTGGAGGCTTTTGCGAGCCTCGTCAAAGCCGGCAAGGTGCGCGTCGTCGGCGCTTCGAATTACGTGGCGCCGCGGCTCGCCGAAGCGCTGGCGGTCAGTGCAAAGAGCGGCCTGCCGCGCTTCGACTGCGTGCAGCCGAATTTTAATCTCGTCAACCGCTCATTGTTCGAAGGCGCCTTGCAAAAGCTTTGCATCGACGAGCATCTCGGCGTCATTCCCTATTATGCGCTGGCCGCCGGCTTCCTCACCGGCAAATATCGCAGCGTCGCGGATCTGCCGGGCAGCGCGCGGGCAGGGACTGTCGCGCATTATCTCGATCCGCGCGGCCTCGATATTTTGGACGAACTCGATAAAATCGCGGCCCGCCTCAACGCGACGCCGGCGCAGATCGCGATCGCCTGGGTGATGGCGCAGCCGGGCGTCACCGCGCCGATCGTGAGCGCGACAAGCTTGGCGCAACTCCAAGATGTCATGAAGGCAACGGCGATCACGCTCGACAGGAAGGCGCTCGACCGTCTCGACCGCGTGAGCGCTTAA
- a CDS encoding GNAT family N-acetyltransferase, protein MTFENRSRVRRLWLSDLPAFKAHLHRLDRDTLHDRFGCYAADSVLDEYAQTCLSDGSIVYGYFEGDLMRGAGELRLKAGAGEAAMSVESDWRHHGIGTELFSRVIRAACNRGVESLSILCLPHNQAMLELARKFDAELHFESDEITGQLIAREISPLALWDEYVEDSLGFVDAMFDAQKHLLEKFLHGPGVLPS, encoded by the coding sequence TTGACTTTCGAGAATCGTTCGCGGGTACGCCGCCTGTGGCTATCCGACCTCCCCGCGTTCAAGGCTCATCTCCATCGCCTCGACCGGGACACGTTGCACGACCGCTTCGGCTGTTACGCGGCAGACTCCGTCCTTGATGAATATGCCCAGACCTGTCTTTCCGACGGCTCGATCGTCTATGGCTATTTCGAAGGCGATTTGATGCGTGGCGCTGGTGAATTGCGCCTGAAAGCCGGTGCGGGCGAAGCCGCGATGAGTGTCGAAAGCGATTGGCGCCACCATGGCATCGGAACCGAGCTTTTCTCCCGCGTGATCCGCGCCGCCTGTAATCGCGGCGTCGAATCCCTGTCGATCCTGTGCCTGCCGCATAATCAGGCGATGCTCGAACTCGCGCGTAAATTCGACGCCGAGCTGCATTTCGAAAGCGATGAAATCACCGGGCAGCTCATCGCCCGCGAAATTTCGCCCCTGGCGCTCTGGGACGAATATGTCGAAGACAGCCTTGGCTTTGTCGATGCCATGTTCGACGCGCAAAAGCACCTTTTGGAGAAATTTCTCCATGGACCGGGCGTTCTTCCCTCCTGA
- the apaG gene encoding Co2+/Mg2+ efflux protein ApaG yields the protein MYSCVTRDIQITVLPEFVPERSDADEATYFWAYTVEIANQGDMTVQLTARHWKITDANGKLEEAQGPGVVGEQPVLKPGETFRYTSGCPLTTPSGIMTGSYRMVTEKGDVFEAEIPVFSLDSPFARRVLN from the coding sequence ATGTACAGCTGCGTCACTCGCGATATTCAAATCACGGTGCTGCCGGAATTCGTGCCGGAACGCTCGGATGCCGATGAAGCCACCTATTTCTGGGCCTATACGGTCGAGATCGCCAATCAGGGCGATATGACCGTGCAGCTCACCGCCCGGCATTGGAAAATCACCGATGCCAATGGCAAGCTTGAAGAAGCGCAAGGCCCAGGCGTCGTCGGCGAACAGCCGGTTTTGAAGCCGGGCGAGACCTTCCGCTATACGTCTGGCTGCCCGCTCACAACGCCGTCGGGCATCATGACCGGCAGCTATCGCATGGTGACCGAAAAGGGTGACGTGTTCGAGGCGGAAATTCCGGTCTTCTCGCTCGACTCGCCCTTCGCGCGGCGGGTGTTGAACTAG
- a CDS encoding invasion associated locus B family protein, translated as MLGTPLRILTFGFAVLIAVPGAAFAQGAIRVGQQKQQAAAPAPAAAPAAQPQAQPPAPPQPVRTEILNFDNWSVTCREFAEGKRKRICFALLQIAQQNNNQNQVVFSWTIGTDDENHQLMTLQTPTGVSIAPGVDLKLAKGNHTVPYTACETGHCIATQPLDAALVRDIAATAEVQAIIHSSDGRDVTINIPIKGFDKAYAALPK; from the coding sequence ATGTTGGGAACTCCATTGCGCATTTTGACCTTCGGCTTCGCCGTTTTGATCGCCGTTCCGGGAGCGGCTTTCGCTCAAGGGGCCATCCGTGTCGGGCAGCAAAAGCAGCAGGCGGCGGCTCCGGCTCCGGCCGCCGCCCCGGCGGCACAGCCCCAGGCGCAGCCGCCGGCTCCACCGCAGCCCGTTAGAACCGAAATCTTGAATTTCGACAATTGGAGCGTGACCTGCCGCGAATTCGCCGAAGGCAAACGCAAGCGCATTTGTTTCGCGCTGCTGCAGATCGCTCAACAGAATAACAATCAGAACCAGGTCGTCTTTTCCTGGACGATCGGCACCGACGACGAAAACCACCAGCTTATGACCCTGCAAACGCCGACCGGCGTCTCGATAGCTCCCGGCGTCGATTTGAAATTGGCTAAGGGAAATCACACGGTTCCCTACACGGCCTGCGAGACGGGCCATTGCATCGCAACCCAGCCGCTCGATGCCGCTTTGGTCCGCGATATCGCGGCGACGGCCGAAGTGCAGGCCATCATACACTCTTCGGATGGCCGGGATGTCACGATCAATATTCCCATCAAGGGCTTCGACAAGGCCTATGCCGCCTTGCCGAAATAA